The Alosa sapidissima isolate fAloSap1 chromosome 8, fAloSap1.pri, whole genome shotgun sequence genome contains a region encoding:
- the LOC121715270 gene encoding uncharacterized protein LOC121715270, translating to MWFCWFLACCLAARQDEGKKIKRCVKKYGLVELKRELEALGVNIDGHVDETKKINKKKIKKELQKLLIKELKKIEHDKNGLDNRAYEDGFTMPMDIPEHVLSALNELEALKVYSDEDVDETTKKNKMKRKIELQRFLINELKEVEHGKTDLNNKVYEEKSLINMAMDIPEDVLNVLDDLDTFLDIEMEVSERYEREDALLDSLLFKVDSTLEGRIKRQRKRVYGDQTLETGKRRRSGRPVSGVPYRFTNAPSLGGGFVW from the exons ATGTGGTTCTGCTGGTTTTTAGCCTGCTGCCTGGCAGCACGGCAGGATGAAGGCAAGAAAATTAAGAGATGCGTCAAAAAATACGGACTGGTGGAGCTAAAAAGAGAACTGGAAGCTTTGGGAGTGAACATTGATGGGCACGTGGATGAGACTAAAAAGATAAACAAAAAGAAGATCAAAAAGGAATTACAAAAGCTCCTCATAAAGGAGCTGAAGAAGATCGAGCACGACAAAAATGGACTGGACAACAGGGCTTACGAAGACGGGTTCACTATGCCCATGGATATCCCCGAACATGTCCTATCTGCTCTGAATGAACTGGAGGCTTTGAAAGTTTACAGTGATGAGGACGTGGATGAAActacaaagaaaaacaaaatgaagagAAAAATTGAACTACAAAGGTTCCTAATAAATGAGCTGAAGGAGGTTGAGCACGGCAAAACTGACCTAAACAACAAAGTTTACGAAGAGAAATCACTAATCAATATGGCCATGGATATCCCTGAAGATGTCCTAAATGTCCTAGATGATCTGGACACATTCTTGGACATAGAGATGGAAGTATCAGAGAGATATGAACGAGAAGATGCCCTGCTCGACAGTCTCCTGTTTAAAGTGGACTCGACTCTGG AAGGACGAATaaaaaggcagagaaagagagtgtatgGAGACCAGACGCTGGAGACTGGAAAGAGGAGGCGAAGTGGGAGGCCTGTTTCTGGAGTGCCCTACAGATTCACAAACGCTCCGTCCCTAGGAGGAGGTTTTGTGTGGTAG
- the LOC121715266 gene encoding uracil nucleotide/cysteinyl leukotriene receptor, with protein MGLNTEKRFESHSPGSHGENVTLAVFYTIVFLLSVPANAMALWVFCRPKNGTSVARVYLTHLAMADMCYVLLMPMRVVYHASAGDWILGEVACRLSGFLFYLNLYCSLYFMTCISFDRFLAVVFPIRSLSWRKTAYAKVVCAILWVTVTVSMAPVLFSKQTIASQLDRNNVTVCQQLYLESPSPRALFSTAVAFTVPLVVLSLSYILILFKLRSAKQQTQSPVHLKAKRMVVLTLVNFLVAFLPYHVHRFIYIVRYNQEDLSDVEVTSLTLGNRVTSALTCVNGVIDPLMYFFLTETYQRTLLKLLGRSKSPRADQYTSPGVDMSSAF; from the coding sequence ATGGGCTTGAACACTGAGAAGAGATTTGAATCTCACTCTCCAGGTTCTCATGGAGAAAACGTCACTTTGGCTGTGTTCTACACCATTGTTTTCCTCCTCTCAGTGCCTGCCAATGCCATGGCACTGTGGGTGTTCTGCCGTCCAAAGAATGGAACGTCTGTGGCCAGAGTGTACCTTACTCACCTGGCAATGGCTGATATGTGTTATGTTCTGCTCATGCCCATGCGTGTGGTCTATCATGCCTCTGCGGGGGACTGGATCCTTGGGGAGGTGGCCTGTCGTCTGTCCGGCTTCCTTTTCTACCTTAACCTTTACTGCAGCCTCTACTTCATGACCTGTATCAGCTTCGATCGCTTCTTGGCAGTGGTGTTTCCCATCAGATCTCTGTCCTGGCGGAAGACGGCCTATGCCAAGGTGGTGTGTGCCATTCTCTGGGTGACGGTGACGGTGTCTATGGCCCCGGTGCTGTTCTCAAAGCAAACCATAGCCAGCCAGCTTGACCGGAACAATGTGACCGTGTGCCAGCAGCTCTATCTGGAGAGTCCTTCCCCGCGAGCGCTGTTCTCCACCGCCGTGGCCTTCACAGTTCCCCTTGTCGTGCTCAGCTTGTCTTACATCCTCATTTTATTCAAGCTCAGGTCCGCAAAGCAGCAAACACAATCACCAGTGCACTTGAAAGCTAAGAGAATGGTTGTTCTCACTTTGGTCAACTTCCTAGTGGCCTTTCTTCCGTACCACGTACATCGCTTCATTTACATTGTGCGTTACAATCAGGAGGATTTAAGTGATGTGGAAGTTACCTCATTAACCCTTGGGAACCGAGTGACATCAGCTTTGACTTGTGTCAATGGGGTCATTGATCCCCTTATGTACTTTTTCCTGACTGAGACTTACCAGAGGACACTGTTAAAGTTGCTGGGGCGGAGTAAAAGTCCTAGGGCTGATCAGTACACTAGCCCAGGGGTTGATATGTCTTCAGCTTTTTAA